In one window of Oryza sativa Japonica Group chromosome 9, ASM3414082v1 DNA:
- the LOC4346951 gene encoding AUGMIN subunit 5: MPASSVSGGSGPGGVSPEAIIEWLQDEMGYPSAPPAPDQLRKICRGNMLPVWSFLLRRVRSERTVSTARKNILVHGVAARRAREGGAGAGAGAGGDAAAREAEARERDLAAEEAERLRGVVRRQRKELRARIAEVAREEAERKRVLGERSNARHKQVMLEAYEQQCDEACKIFAEYQRRLHQFVNQARDVRRSSIGAGGPADAVEDMQLQSEREELYSTVKSNRLSDDLVETSRERSIRKACETLAGDMIEMIRSSFPAFEGSGINSSSQLDAAKLGIDLDGEIPQDVKAVALDSLKNPSLLLQSIITYTSRMKILIHKETDKIDIRADAELLRYKYENEQVIDAASTDASSPLPYQVYGNGKTGSELSTRGTYDQLLERQKEHVQQFLATEDALNKAAEAKAKSQKLLQRLHGTSDAAGSKKMPTGNTSQNMTNSRHLELDVWAKEREVAGLKASLNTLTSEVQRLYKLCAEWKEAEDSLKKKWKKIEEFDARRSELECIYNALLRANMEASTFWEQQPLSARGYASRTIIPACNAVVDMSTNSRDLIERELSAFGQSLDNSLCRLPATPQALLEALGSNGATGSEAVAAAEKHAALLTARAGARDPSAVPSICRISTALQYNSVSPGTEGTDSGLASVLNSLEFCLKPCGSEASILEDLSKAINLVHTRRNLVENDRVLLNRAHRAQQEYERVANYCLKLAGEQEKMVSERWLPELRNAVQEAQRCFEDCRRVRGLVDEWYEQPAATVVDWVTIDGQSVGAWINLVKQLHMEISRRTLAISTAGDD, translated from the exons atgcccgcctcctccgtctccggcggcagcggccccgGCGGCGTGTCCCCGGAGGCCATCATCGAGTGGCTGCAGGACGAGATGGGCTACCcgtccgccccgcccgcgccggaCCAGCTCCGCAAGATCTGCCGGGGCAACATGCTCCCCGTCTGgtccttcctcctccgccgcgtccGCTCCGAGCGCACCGTCTCCACCGCCCGCAAGAACATCCTCGTCCACGGCGtcgcggcgaggcgggcgcgGGAGGGCGGGGCCGGGGCGGGGGCCGGGGccgggggcgacgcggcggccagGGAGGCCGAGGCGAGGGAGCGGGacctcgccgcggaggaggccgaGCGGCTCCGGGGGGTCGTGCGGAGGCAGCGGAAGGAGCTGCGCGCCCGCATCGCGGAGGTCGCGCGCGAGGAGGCCGAGCGGAAGCGCGTCCTCGGGGAGCGCTCCAATGCCAG GCACAAACAAGTTATGCTTGAGGCATACGAACAGCAATGCGATGAAGCATGCAAGATATTTGCTGAATACCAACGACGACTACATCAATTTGTTAATCAAGCAAGGGATGTGCGAAGGTCAAGTATAGGTGCGGGTGGACCTGCAGATGCTGTTGAGGATATGCAGTTGCAGAGCGAGAGAGAAGAACTCTACTCGACTGTCAAAAGCAACAGGTTGTCAGATGATCTTGTAGAGACCTCACGTGAAAGGAGTATTCGGAAGGCATGTGAAACTCTTGCTGGAGATATGATCGAAATGATTCGAAGCTCTTTCCCAGCATTTGAAGGAAGTGGCATCAATTCAAGTTCCCAGTTAGATGCAGCAAAGTTGGGCATTGATCTGGATGGTGAAATACCACAGGATGTTAAAGCTGTGGCATTGGATTCCCTAAAAAATCCTTCATTACTGCTGCAATCAATCATTACATACACATCACGCATGAAAATACTCATACATAAAGAAACAGACAAGATTGACATACGTGCTGATGCAGAACTTTTGAG GTATAAATATGAAAATGAGCAGGTCATTGATGCTGCTTCAACTGATGCAAGCTCACCCTTGCCATATCAAGTATATGGCAATGGAAAGACTGGATCAGAGCTGTCAACCCGCGGAACATATGACCAGCTACTGGAAAGACAG AAAGAACATGTTCAGCAATTCTTGGCCACAGAAGATGCTTTAAATAAAGCTGCTGAAGCTAAAGCTAAAAGCCAGAAGCTCTTGCAACGCCTTCATGGCACTAGTGATGCGGCAGGAAGTAAAAAGATGCCTACTGGGAACACCTCACAGAACATGACTAACAGCAGACACTTGGAG CTCGATGTTTGGGCGAAGGAAAGAGAAGTTGCTGGGTTAAAGGCAAGCTTGAATACACTGACTTCTGAGGTACAGCGTCTGTACAAGTTATGTGCTGAGTGGAAAGAAGCGGAAGATTCCTTGAAGAAAAAGTGGAAGAAAATAGAAGAATTTGATGCTCGTAGATCAGAACTTGAGTGCATTTACAATGCTCTTCTGCGGGCCAATATG GAGGCATCAACATTTTGGGAGCAACAGCCATTATCTGCAAGAGGATATGCGTCAAGAACAATCATCCCTGCTTGTAATGCTGTGGTAGACATGTCAACTAACTCAAGGGATCTCATCGAGCGAGAATTGTCTGCGTTTGGTCAGAGCTTGGATAACAGCTTATGCAGGTTGCCAGCAACTCCTCAG GCTCTTTTGGAGGCTTTGGGCTCCAATGGTGCTACAGGATCAGAAGCAGTTGCAGCTGCAGAGAAACATGCTGCTTTGTTAACTGCACGAGCTGGAGCCAGAGATCCATCTGCTGTGCCATCCATATGCCGCATCTCTACTGCTCTTCAGTACAATTCTG TTTCACCAGGTACAGAAGGCACTGATTCTGGCTTGGCATCAGTTCTAAATTCACTGGAGTTCTGCCTAAAACCTTGTGGTTCTGAAGCTAGTATACTAGAGGATTTATCAAAGGCTATTAATTTGGTGCACACGCGGAGAAATCTGGTTGAGAATGATCGTGTTTTGCTGAACCGAGCACATCGTGCTCAACAGGAATATGAAAG GGTGGCCAACTACTGTCTTAAATTAGCTGGTGAACAAGAAAAGATGGTATCAGAAAGGTGGTTGCCAGAACTGAGAAACGCAGTTCAAGAGGCTCAAAGGTGTTTTGAGGATTGCCGACGTGTTAGGGGTTTG GTTGACGAATGGTATGAACAACCAGCAGCAACAGTCGTTGACTGGGTGACAATAGACGGGCAAAGCGTTGGTGCCTGGATCAACCTCGTAAAGCAACTCCACATGGAAATCTCCAGAAGAACGCTTGCCATATCCACGGCAGGCGACGACTAA
- the LOC4346949 gene encoding enhanced ethylene response protein 5, producing the protein MAAYLSMGEAHRRIADYLSRVADSVSSSDGAALASLLAVSSAQAPAPLSDALSAFPDFPRLAADRYPHLSDLLPPLLRAIHSHSLRRFADAYSSFEKAANAFLQEFRNWETPWAMEAMHTVALEIRLLAEKADRELATSGKNPDKLQSAGSFLMKVFGALAVKGPKRIGALYVTCQLFKIYFRLGTVHLCRSVIRSIETARNFDFEDFPVKDKVTYMYYTGRLEVFNENFLVADQKLTYALVHCNPQYESNLRRILKFLIPVKLSIGVLPRITLLERYNLLEYADVVTSLKRGDLRLLRQALERHEDQFLKSGVYLVLEKLELQVYQRLVKKIHIIQRQKEPAKAHQIKLEVVVKALKWLEIDMDVDEVECIMACLIYKNLIKGYFAHKSKVLVLSKQDPFPKLNGKPV; encoded by the exons atggcggcgtACCTGAGCATGGGAGAGGCGCACCGCCGCATCGCCGACTACCTCTCCCGCGTGGCGGACTCCGTCTCCTCGTCGGAcggcgccgcgctcgcctccctcctcgccgtctcctccgcgcAGGCCCCCGCCCCGCTCTCCGACGCGCTCTCCGCCTTCCCGGACTtcccgcgcctcgccgccgaccgctACCCGCACCTCTCCGACCTCCTCCCCCCGCTCCTCCGCGCCATCCACTCCCACTCCCTCCGCCGCTTCGCCGACGCCTACTCCTCCTTCGAGAAGGCCGCCAA CGCGTTCTTGCAGGAGTTCCGGAACTGGGAGACGCCGTGGGCGATGGAGGCGATGCACACGGTGGCGCTTGAGATCAGGCTGCTGGCTGAGAAG GCAGATAGGGAGCTTGCAACGAGTGGGAAGAACCCTGACAAGCTGCAGTCTGCTGGGTCCTTCCTGATGAAGGTTTTCGGTGCACTCGCG GTTAAAGGGCCTAAACGCATTGGAGCACTCTATGTTACCTGCCAGCTATTTAAAATTTACTTCAGA CTTGGAACAGTTCACCTTTGTCGCAGTGTCATAAGAAGTATTGAAACTGCCAGGAATTTTGATTTTGAAGATTTTCCAGTGAAAGATAAG GTCACTTATATGTATTATACCGGCAGATTAGAGGTGTTTAATGAGAACTTTCTTGTT GCAGATCAGAAGCTAACTTATGCTTTGGTGCACTGTAATCCTCAGTATGAGTCAAATTTGAG GAGAATTTTGAAGTTTCTTATCCCAGTAAAGCTTTCAATAGGTGTTTTGCCAAGAATAACACTACTGGAGAGGTACAATCTGCTTGAG TATGCAGATGTTGTGACCTCACTTAAGAGAGGAGATCTCAGGCTTCTTAGGCAAGCACTCGAAAGGCATGAAGACCA ATTCTTAAAATCTGGTGTCTACCTTGTATTGGAGAAGCTTGAACTTCAAGTCTATCAGAGATTAGTTAAGAAAAT CCATATCATTCAGAGGCAGAAGGAGCCAGCCAAGGCACATCAAATTAAGCTAGAAGTCGTTGTAAAAGCTTTGAAATGGCTTGAAATTGACATGGACGTGGATGAG GTGGAGTGCATCATGGCGTGCCTAATATACAAGAATCTCATTAAAGGATACTTTGCTCATAAGAGCAAAGTTCTTGTCCTCAGCAAACAAGATCCTTTCCCAAAGTTGAATGGGAAGCCTGTCTAG
- the LOC4346950 gene encoding chromatin remodeling protein EBS, producing the protein MAKTKQGKKDVESYTIKGTTKIVRVGDCVLMRASDTEKAPYVGRVERLETDGRGSVRVRVRWYYRPEESKGGRRQFHGAKELFLSDHFDTQSAHTIEGKCVVHSFKNYTKLDNVGPEDFFCRFEYKAATGAFTPDRVAVYCKCEMPYNPDDLMVQCEGCKDWFHPSCMGMTIEQAKKLDHFLCADCVKENGTKRPSNSYPASSNSDSKVEPKKRKR; encoded by the exons ATGGCCAAGACCAAGCAGGGCAAGAAGGACGTCGAATCCTACACCATCAAGGGCACCACCAAGATCGTCCGAG TGGGGGATTGCGTGCTGATGCGGGCGTCGGACACGGAGAAGGCGCCGTACGTGGGGAGGGTGGAGAGGCTGGAGACGGACGGGAGGGGGAGCGTGCGGGTGCGGGTGCGGTGGTACTACCGGCCGGAGGAGTCCAAGGGCGGGAGGAGGCAGTTCCATGGCGCCAAGGAGCTGTTCCTCTCCGACCACTTCGACACCCAGAGCGCCCACACCATCGAGGGCAAGTGCGTCGTCCACTCCTTCAAGAACTACACCAAGCTCGACAACGTCGGCCCCGAGGACTTCTTCTGCCGCTTCGAGTACAAGGCCGCCACCGGCGCCTTCACCCCCGACCGCGTCGCCGT gtACTGCAAGTGCGAGATGCCGTATAACCCGGATGATCTAATGGTGCAGTGCGAGGGATGCAAGGACTG GTTCCATCCATCTTGTATGGGAATGACCATTGAGCAGGCCAAAAAATTAGATCATTTCCTGTGCGCAGATTGTGTCAAAGAAAATGGCACGAAGAGACCTTCAAATTCATATCCAGCATCATCAAATTCTGATTCTAAG GTTGAGCCAAAAAAGCGGAAGAGGTAA